TATGCAGTTCGAAATAAAAGAAATGTGTCAGTTACTCCACTTACTTTGGACAATACTGCTAAAAATCTAGATGAATTTAAAGAAAAATATGCTAAAAAGTTCTAGATTTAAATAGTTTAGATGCGAATAAGTTATTTACTTAATAATTTTTAATTTTGTTAATTTTTGGTCGTGAGATAGATGTGGAAAAAACTGGGCAACTTAAAGAAATTTTACGTAAAAACCAGCAGAAAAGGGACTAATAGAATGGCTTTACTTATTGATGGACCAAACATGTTAAGAAAAGAATTCAATGTAGATCTTGACAAAGTAAGGGATGCATTAGAGCAGTTTGGTGACATTGTTGTTGGTAGGGTTTATTTAAACCAGTATGCGTCAGATAAATTAATCGAAGCTATTGCAAACCAAGGTTTTGAGCCAAGAATCTCTGCTGGAGATGTTGATGTTGAAATGGCAGTTGATGGAACTGAACTGATATTTAATAAAAATCTTGATACTCTTGTTTACATGACAAGAGACGCAGATTTTTTACCTGCAATCAGAAAAGCCAAAGAACGTGGAAAACAGATTATCGTTGTTGGGGCAGAACCTGGATTTAGTACTGCAATTCAAAACATTGCTGACCATGTAATTCGAGTAGAAGAAGACTTCGAACTCGACAAAGAAAAATTAGAGCAGAAAAAGCGAGAAAGAGAACACAGTATTTCATCTTCAGAAAGTGCGTCCGAAGAAAATACCGAAGTTCAAAAAAATTCAGAGCCTAAAAAAAGTAGTACTGATTCTTTCAAAGATGGGATAAGCAACAGTATTAACTGGCTCAAAAAATAAAATTAAACTTAAAAAAATTAAATTCTTTTTTTTATATTTTATTTATAAATCTGAAGAAGTTTCTTTTTTCATACATTTTGAAAATGCAATTGTTCCAATTGGGCCGCATACTAAAAGTAAAAGAGCTACGGTTTCAACATATGCAATCGAGTAAATTTCTGCTAAAATTACTAAAAATGTAGCAATTATTACAGCCATCAGGCCTTCTCCGATAAGCACATTTGAAGTTTCTTTTCTAAATGCTAATTTTAACGCAGAAAACGCACCAAATACTAATGAAATCATGGTGAAGTATAATACATATTCATTCATCAAACCACCTGAATTACGCTGATAGGAATTTGTAGGTCCATATTACAAAGATAACCGCACCAATAAACATTGAGAACCAAACCCATATATTTACTAGGAAGAGTATCTTATAAATTTTTTCGCTTTTTTCTGGATCATTCATAAGCTTTTTTATCGGGTCTCTTCCATAATATTTTTTCTTTTTTAGCATTTTATCACTAGTTAAGGCCTATTCTAAATAAGTACTGTGTTGTAGTTGGTAATTTTCGTCTAACTTCTCTTAATTCTGGTTTGTAGATATAAAGGATACTTTCTTCACTAAAAAGACTGACCCCTTTTCCTAAAATTTTAGATATCAATTTTACTTCTTCAATTCCTTCTATTTTTACAGTTCCTGAATCATAACTCGAATCAACTTCCAGTATTAGGGGAAGCCTTATATCGTTAGATATATTTTCTTTTATGAATTCGAGTTCCTTTTTCTTAATTCTATGTCTTTGTCCGTTTACTATTAAATACGGTTTATCTTCTTTTAAAAGTTCGTTTAATGTTTTTCTTTTAAAATTGGATTTTAAATTGTGCAGAAATTTATAAACTTCCTTATCCATTGTTTCACGTAAATTTTATTGAAAAGTTAAAAAAAGTTAGTATTGATGGTATTTAATTATTCAGCATGAAGTACTACAATGGTTCCAATGAGTTCTCCTTCTTTAATTGTTCCTTCTTTTACTGCAACAAAGATTGCGTATTCGAGACATCGTTCGTGTTCGAAAGGAACAGGAGTTTCTTCCCCTAAGGATACCATGTTACCTAATTTGTGCTGAATGTATGCGGAAGGCATCAAAACTGTTTTTTTAGGCAGGCAAATTTTGTTGATATTTACTGCTTTAATTTCGCCTGCTTTAAGTTCAACAGTTTCTGCTGCAAAAACAGGAACTTTTTGGCCAACTATTTCTAGTTTAGCCCCTTCCTGTTTTTTGCCTTCAATTTTATCTTCAATTTCTTTAATTTTTCCAGTAATTCTGAACATAAAACCACCAACGATGTTGAATTATGCTTCTT
This Methanococcus maripaludis C5 DNA region includes the following protein-coding sequences:
- a CDS encoding TIGR00288 family NYN domain-containing protein, whose protein sequence is MWKKLGNLKKFYVKTSRKGTNRMALLIDGPNMLRKEFNVDLDKVRDALEQFGDIVVGRVYLNQYASDKLIEAIANQGFEPRISAGDVDVEMAVDGTELIFNKNLDTLVYMTRDADFLPAIRKAKERGKQIIVVGAEPGFSTAIQNIADHVIRVEEDFELDKEKLEQKKREREHSISSSESASEENTEVQKNSEPKKSSTDSFKDGISNSINWLKK
- a CDS encoding DUF61 family protein, with product MDKEVYKFLHNLKSNFKRKTLNELLKEDKPYLIVNGQRHRIKKKELEFIKENISNDIRLPLILEVDSSYDSGTVKIEGIEEVKLISKILGKGVSLFSEESILYIYKPELREVRRKLPTTTQYLFRIGLN
- a CDS encoding DUF22 domain-containing protein — its product is MFRITGKIKEIEDKIEGKKQEGAKLEIVGQKVPVFAAETVELKAGEIKAVNINKICLPKKTVLMPSAYIQHKLGNMVSLGEETPVPFEHERCLEYAIFVAVKEGTIKEGELIGTIVVLHAE